From Caloenas nicobarica isolate bCalNic1 chromosome 18, bCalNic1.hap1, whole genome shotgun sequence, a single genomic window includes:
- the LOC135995968 gene encoding LOW QUALITY PROTEIN: fas-binding factor 1 homolog (The sequence of the model RefSeq protein was modified relative to this genomic sequence to represent the inferred CDS: inserted 1 base in 1 codon), protein MEPGQSVDVSKDLRSPPGADSGGICEETILSKGKPGSCHGSIDDILEDLRGYDAQIWGESLDVLRAGAELSGIAGRGKRXGEGSGCPVGDGLPGTEDGAKPGGTCCCSPAFLGALRLKRRRKSPHPKQWAWVFLTLLPEAAAGSQPRTQGTERFKYRNPPISAPVRCSHGPQHQPPKGRAVLRHPQRSPCARPHPLAFQDKDDADWDFLGTSKPGSGPWKMPVKRGTESSSETTLEQSSRKELPPRQTPLRTVAPVQRRKTSSFEDVDDDNLLDTMGIGNGPKKEEELRPARSKLDELFGRGSVAKVLEKPGTGEHREFKLDKKLPKQPEEEKRWDKEELVFGAYKPSMGSRPAVQPATGQSVRYGAISGSEPNPELRSTPDRSGRRNPVQRRRGGDDWLGLEDDDFLDPDPQLGAAEEAAAKPDPMDWLTAALARRKAEAQAEAQEKKAEPSEAQEKKAEPSETQEKKAEPSEAQEKKTKPLETQDTKAEPSEAQDTKAEPSETAGEGLAPRSPVSQLAASPAASECRAELLSAQARVAELESQVRMLEEERAHHKLLLESAQQQHREYLDLQKSSHRTSVTLLEENYGQRVEMLRQQNEQLVAQLRQQWQDTARDRAELLAQHRLDLEELREQHRLELQRLRELQRGSVQELRKKHEEQLQHVKWLKEQEMDVLTSTTSHTRSLDGIIEKMEKFSSDLQNMCKRDMEEERSRVQELVTNTEARLGEQTRLLEQERAELKMQGQELKAKEEQLARDRQRLDKAWQELRLEKEKVNGAALRVQQQEELMRSSKELLAQKHAEGERALGEARRMQREFWDKLQVLQQQQEQLKQQQEQLKQQQEQLKQQEWRLDQEKASLASTYSAQVELLKYQAEQEDKRLEEERNFLESLRKARYNTSRLSTTPPPSSSSVDDDIEYTRSFMKALRKASPPVQVVNLSSLLRPTIS, encoded by the exons ATGGAGCCTG gtcaGAGTGTGGACGTGAGCAAGGATCTTCGATCCCCCCCGGGGGCTGACAGCGGAGGAATCTGCGAGGAGACCATCTTGAGCAAGGGAAAGCCCGGCTCTTGCCATG GCTCTATTGATGACATCCTTGAGGACCTGCGGGGATATGATG CCCAAATTTGGGGAGAGAGTCTGGATGTCctgagggctggggctgagctctcGGGCATCGCTGGCagggggaaaa caggagaggggagtggGTGTCCGGTGGGAGACGGGCTTCCAGGTACCGAGGATGGAGCAAAGCCCGGGGGTacatgctgctgcagcccagccttcctgggtGCGCTTCGGCTCAAGCGTCGTAGGAAGAGCCCTCACCCAAAGCAATGGGCTTGGGTGTTCCTGACGCTTCTCccggaggcagcagcaggatctcAGCCCAGGACTCAGGGCACAGAGCGTTTCAAGTACCGAAATCCCCCCATCTCAGCCCCCGTGCGCTGCAGCCAcggcccccagcaccagcctcccaagggaagagcagtgctGAGGCATCCGCAGCGCTCGCCCTGTGCCCGTCCTCATCCTCTTGCTTTCCAGGACAAGGACGACGCGGACTGGGATTTCCTGGGGACATCGAAACCCGGTTCTGGGCCATGGAAGATGCCCGTGAAACGTggcactgagagcagctctgagacaacactggaacagagcagcaggaaag AGCTACCCCCACGCCAGACGCCCCTGCGCACGGTGGCCCCGGTCCAGAGGAGGAAGACATCGTCGTTTGAAGATGTTGATGACGACAACCTGTTGGATACGATGGGAATTGGCAATGGCCCAAAAAAAGA AGAGGAGCTCCGGCCAGCGCGCTCCAAGCTGGATGAGTTGTTCGGACGAGGCTCCGTGGCCAAAGTCCTGGAAAAGCCAGGTACGGGAGAGCATAGGGAGTTCAAACTGGATAAAAAGCTCCCAAAGCAGCCAG aggaggaaaagcgtTGGGACAAGGAGGAACTTGTCTTTGGAGCCTACAAGCCCTCGATGGGCTCCAGGCCCGCGGTCCAGCCGGCAACGGGGCAGTCGGTGAGGTACGGTGCT ATCAGCGGCAGCGAACCGAACCCAGAGCTCCGCTCCACACCTGATCGTTCAGGCAGACGGAACCCCGTGCAGAGAAGAAGGGGCGGAGACGACTGGCTGGGCTTGGAGGATGACGATTTCCTGGACCCggaccc ccagctcggggctgcagaggaggcagcggctAAACCCGACCCGATGGACTGGCTGACGGCTGCCTTGGCTCGCAGGAAAGCCGAAGCACAGGCCGAG gcccaagagaaaaaggctgagccctcggaggcacaagagaaaaaggctgagccctCAGAGACCCAGGAGAAAAAGGCGGAACCCTCGGAGGCCCAAGAGAAAAAGACCAAGCCCTTGGAAACCCAAGACACAAAGGCCGAGCCCTCGGAGGCCCAAGACACAAAGGCCGAGCCCTCAGAGACCGCGGGCGAAGGGCTGGCTCCCCGCTCTCCCGTCAG ccagctggccgcctccccagcagcatcgGAGTgtcgggcagagctgctgagcgcCCAGGCCcgtgtggcagagctggagagccag GTGcggatgctggaggaggagcgggCGCATCACAAACTGTTGCTGGAGAgtgcgcagcagcagcaccgggagTACCTGGATCTCCAGAAGAGCAGCCACAG GACCTCAGTGACCCTACTGGAGGAGAACTACGGGCAGCGGGTGGAGATGCTGCGGCAGCAGAACGAGCAGCTGGTGGCTCAGCTGCGGCAGCAGTGGCAGGACACGGCGCGCGatcgggcagagctgctggcgcaGCACCGGCTGGacctggaggagctgcgggagcagcaccggctggagctgcagcggctgcgggagctgcagag GGGGTCTGTCCAGGAACTGCGCAAGAAACAcgaggagcagctccagcacgtgaaGTGGCTGAAAGAGCAAGAGATGGATGTGCTGACCAGCACCACTTCACACACCAG GTCTCTGGACGGCATCATtgagaagatggagaagttcTCCAGTGACCTGCAGAACATGTGCAAGAGGGACATGGAGGAGGAGCGGAGCCGTGTCCAGGAGCTGGTGACCAACACGGAGGCCAGGCTGGGCGAGCAGACtcggctgctggagcag gagcgggcagagctgaagatgcagggccaggagctgaaagccaaggaggagcagctggcgagagacaggcagaggctggataaggcctggcaggagctgaggctggagaaggagaaggtgaacggggccgcgctgcgtgtccagcagcaggaggagctgatgaGAAGCTCGAAAGAG ctcttGGCCCAGAAGCACGCGGAGGGGGAGCGAGCCCTGGGGGAGGCACGCAGGATGCAGCGCGAGTTCTGGGACaagctgcaggtcctgcagcagcagcaggagcagctgaagcagcagcaggagcagctgaagcagcagcaggaacagctgaagcagcaggagtggCGTCTGGACCAGGAAAAGGCCTCCTTAGCTTCCACGTACAGCGCCCAAGTGGAGCTGCTGAAGTACCAGGCCGAGCAG gaGGACAAACGCttagaggaggagagaaacttctTGGAGTCCCTCAGGAAAGCACGATACAACACTTCACGACTGTCAACAACccctccaccctcctcctcttccgTGGACGATGACATTGAGTATACGCGTTCATTTATGAAGGCCCTGAGGAAAGCATCTCCACCTGTGCAAGTAGTCAATCTGTCCTCCCTTCTCCGGCCTACCATTTCTtag
- the LOC135995967 gene encoding LOW QUALITY PROTEIN: fas-binding factor 1 homolog (The sequence of the model RefSeq protein was modified relative to this genomic sequence to represent the inferred CDS: substituted 1 base at 1 genomic stop codon): MHFKENRKGDTDQEAGNKLAADTARQAAEKTERDMRAMSPIPGGCLLEPPSPSEEKWNGLFQVLLPAFTAIKIKEQPAWIQYSRVKKAADKKQTSEPERAEPKMQGQELKAKEEQLARDRQRLDEAWQELRLEKKVNGTALRVQQQEELTRSANELLAQKHAEGERALGEAHRMESQFRDKLQVLQQQQEQLKQQEQTAQQRLSTAHQRRRHEXPREELPNHPVTPLTTAQDLGAPTDGLSSTLAFLPPTRTLPRHSPRDIGESLPVADNPVLSAQVQLLKFQAQWEDDYLEREKIFLESLKKARYNTSCLSASRPSFCPSPDHDFFEVTQLFLEILRKAPYCTSPLRASRPSSLLLTTIS, encoded by the exons ATGCATTTCAAGGAGAATCGAAAAGGAGACACTGATCAGgaagctggaaataaattggcagctGATACTGCGAGACAAGCtgctgaaaagacagagagagatatGAGAGCGATGTCTCCGATCCCGGGTGGCTGTCTCCTCGAACCACCATCA CCTTCAGAAGAGAAGTGGAATGGGCTGTTCCAGGTATTGCTGCCGGCCTTTACTGCCATCAAGATTAAAGAGCAACCTGCCTGGATTCAGTATTCAAgagtgaagaaagcagcagataagAAACAGACGTCGGAGCCA GAGCGGGCAGAGCCGAagatgcagggccaggagctgaaagccaaggaggagcagctggcgagagacaggcagaggctggacgaggcctggcaggagctgaggctggagaagaagGTGAACGGGACCGCGCTGcgtgtccagcagcaggaggagctgacgAGAAGCGCCAATGAG ctcttAGCCCAGAAGCACGCGGAGGGGGAGCGAGCCCTGGGGGAGGCACACAGGATGGAATCCCAGTTCCGCGACaagctgcaggtcctgcagcagcagcaggagcaactgaagcagcaggagc agACCGCGCAGCAGCGGCTGAGCACGGCTCACCAGAGGAGACGGCATGAATAGCCCCGTGAGGAGCTGCCCAACCACCCTGTGACACCGCTGACCACAGCCCAGGACCTCGGTGCCCCGACCGATGGTCTCTCCAGCACCCTGGC CTTTCTGCCTCCCACTAGGACGCTCCCTCGGCACAGCCCGCGGGATATCGGGGAGTCCCTGCCCGTGGCCGACAACCCCGTGCTCAGTGCCCaggtgcagctgctgaagtTCCAGGCCCAGTGG gaGGATGATTACTTAGAAAGGGAGAAGATCTTCTTGGAGTCCCTCAAGAAAGCTCGATACAACACTTCATGTCTGTCAGCATCCCGTCCgtccttctgcccttctccGGACCACGATTTCTTTGAGGTTACGCAGTTATTTCTGGAGATCCTGAGGAAAGCGCCCTACTGCACTTCACCTCTGCGAGCATCCCGGCCgtcctccctgctcctgaccACCATTTCTTAG